Proteins co-encoded in one Aerosakkonema funiforme FACHB-1375 genomic window:
- a CDS encoding DUF305 domain-containing protein encodes MSLKKRLLIALVSSGAGVTTTLASSYFTSGTVALPIKGANSPLPRDMMNCRMQTTGLAPTGMGMMSSMQVQNEFDYLTKMIPHHEEAIATAKLLKAGTNRPEMRKFADDIIRVQSDEIEKMQAWLNRWYPSQKAEVQYMAMMRDLTNLKGDALDRAFLEDMRMHHMGAIMMSQRLLVGNLAQHNEVKTLAQEIRTAQRNEIHQMQAWLQTWFGNTTMMRHRNYPAGTSNSTNRRFGMGGIGR; translated from the coding sequence TAGTAGCTACTTCACATCGGGAACTGTAGCATTGCCAATAAAAGGTGCAAATTCCCCATTGCCTAGAGATATGATGAATTGCCGGATGCAAACCACAGGTTTAGCACCGACAGGCATGGGTATGATGTCGTCGATGCAGGTGCAAAATGAGTTTGATTACCTCACCAAAATGATTCCTCATCACGAAGAAGCGATTGCTACAGCCAAGCTTCTCAAAGCGGGGACAAATCGCCCTGAAATGAGAAAATTTGCTGACGATATTATCCGCGTTCAAAGTGACGAAATCGAAAAAATGCAGGCATGGCTGAATCGATGGTATCCATCTCAGAAAGCTGAAGTACAATATATGGCGATGATGCGAGATCTAACGAATCTCAAAGGAGACGCTTTAGATCGAGCGTTCCTAGAAGATATGCGGATGCACCATATGGGTGCCATTATGATGTCGCAACGTCTTTTAGTGGGTAATCTAGCACAACACAACGAGGTGAAGACACTCGCACAAGAAATTCGGACTGCTCAACGTAACGAAATTCATCAAATGCAAGCTTGGTTGCAAACCTGGTTTGGTAATACAACCATGATGAGACATCGCAATTATCCCGCCGGTACAAGCAATTCTACCAATCGTCGCTTTGGCATGGGTGGAATTGGCAGATAA
- a CDS encoding heavy-metal-associated domain-containing protein, translated as MALELTVPSMACSVCADKITKAVQKVDPNAQVQADPKSKIVSIQTQHPETDIKHAIVQAGYPVA; from the coding sequence ATGGCACTAGAATTGACAGTTCCTTCTATGGCTTGTTCTGTTTGTGCAGACAAGATTACCAAAGCAGTCCAAAAAGTCGATCCAAATGCTCAGGTACAAGCCGATCCCAAATCTAAGATAGTTAGCATTCAAACACAGCACCCTGAGACAGACATTAAACACGCGATCGTTCAAGCAGGTTATCCAGTCGCCTAA